In Ensifer adhaerens, a single window of DNA contains:
- a CDS encoding DUF4405 domain-containing protein — MKSLILKYATPLTATFFLVSLISGVSLFIHAGPGAMHGIHEWLSMVLVAPIMFHVLRNWRAFSSYFKHVPMVVAFGIASAATGLFFIPATVPTGSKDGPPQFALASVVLENSVASVAPILGKTPDTLVAELNAAGFPATPEARLSDLPAKSQKTDRDLLRALLP, encoded by the coding sequence ATGAAGTCGCTCATTTTGAAGTACGCCACGCCTCTCACCGCAACATTCTTTCTCGTCTCTCTAATCAGTGGAGTTTCACTTTTCATTCATGCAGGCCCGGGCGCGATGCACGGCATTCATGAGTGGCTGAGCATGGTTCTTGTTGCGCCGATCATGTTTCATGTCTTACGCAACTGGCGTGCGTTCAGTTCCTATTTCAAGCACGTCCCGATGGTCGTCGCGTTTGGTATCGCTAGCGCCGCAACAGGATTGTTCTTCATTCCTGCGACCGTGCCGACAGGGAGCAAAGACGGGCCGCCGCAGTTCGCCCTTGCCAGCGTTGTGCTTGAAAACTCAGTGGCGAGCGTTGCCCCGATCCTTGGGAAAACACCCGATACCCTGGTCGCCGAACTCAATGCCGCCGGATTTCCAGCGACGCCTGAAGCAAGGCTCTCGGATCTGCCAGCGAAATCACAAAAGACGGATCGGGATTTGTTGCGTGCGCTCCTGCCATAG
- a CDS encoding LacI family DNA-binding transcriptional regulator yields MRRPTIADLAEAANVGISTVDRVLNGRDPVRPQTAERVLEAAERIGFHGVTAIRRRLENEKPVMKFGFLLKQSHRKLYQMWAEVLTKAAETYPDAHGRAIVRFVDELAPENTANAMLALSRDVDAIGVITSDHPQINHAVDGLEAEGIPVFTMISDLSAPGRAGYVGNDNVKKGRTAAWFVANMSRRPGKVAVFVGSHRYLSQELGETGFRSFFRESGAEFQMMETMVTLEEPDIAYDITRRLLQTEPDLVGLYVAGGGITGVMRALREDGSPVAKQMIVVGHELTNETRAGLAEGVIKVVLSHPARMLADTLVRAMAEAVQTNRSPTVSQHTLPFEIFTAANI; encoded by the coding sequence ATGCGCCGCCCCACCATCGCAGACCTCGCAGAGGCCGCAAACGTCGGTATTTCAACGGTTGACAGAGTGCTGAACGGGCGGGATCCGGTTCGGCCTCAGACGGCGGAACGCGTCCTGGAAGCGGCCGAACGCATAGGCTTTCATGGCGTGACGGCCATTCGCCGCCGCCTAGAAAACGAAAAGCCCGTGATGAAGTTCGGCTTCCTTTTGAAGCAATCGCACCGAAAGCTCTACCAGATGTGGGCGGAGGTTTTGACGAAGGCGGCCGAAACCTATCCGGACGCCCATGGGCGGGCAATCGTCCGCTTCGTCGACGAGCTCGCGCCGGAAAACACCGCCAATGCCATGCTGGCGCTCAGCCGTGACGTCGACGCGATCGGCGTCATCACCTCCGATCACCCGCAAATCAACCACGCAGTCGACGGGCTCGAGGCGGAGGGCATCCCTGTTTTCACCATGATCTCGGACCTAAGCGCCCCCGGACGGGCGGGCTATGTCGGCAACGACAACGTCAAGAAGGGCCGGACCGCGGCCTGGTTCGTCGCGAATATGAGCCGACGCCCCGGAAAGGTCGCCGTTTTCGTCGGCAGCCATCGCTACCTTTCACAGGAACTCGGAGAAACCGGCTTTCGTTCTTTTTTCCGCGAGAGCGGCGCCGAGTTTCAGATGATGGAAACAATGGTCACCCTCGAGGAGCCCGACATCGCCTACGATATCACCCGACGGCTGCTGCAGACGGAACCGGATCTCGTCGGCCTCTATGTCGCTGGCGGGGGCATTACCGGCGTGATGCGCGCGTTACGCGAAGACGGTAGCCCGGTTGCCAAACAAATGATTGTGGTCGGCCACGAACTCACCAACGAAACTCGTGCTGGATTGGCAGAGGGCGTCATAAAGGTCGTGCTATCTCACCCGGCTCGCATGTTGGCCGACACCCTCGTCCGCGCCATGGCCGAAGCGGTACAAACAAACCGCAGCCCAACCGTCTCGCAACACACGCTGCCCTTCGAGATCTTCACGGCTGCGAACATCTGA